A stretch of the Nosocomiicoccus ampullae genome encodes the following:
- a CDS encoding amino acid permease produces MSNNEMERGLKSRHVSMIAIGGAIGTGLFVATGGVISQAGPGGALVAYLIIGVMLYFLMNSIGELATFYPVSGAFSAFSTRFIDPSVGFAVGWLYLLIGVLVSAVDIIVAANVITFWEPMQFISPFGWSMIFFLIIVLLNVFTVTLYGEAEYWLSLIKVVTIFVFIVFGVLMIFGILGGETYGFKNYTVGEAPFVGGMAGFFSVLLIAGFSVGGTEVVAVTAGESDEPEKSMPKAVKQVFWRILIFYIGSIAVIAAIIPYTDPMLLNESGSVNQSPFTIVFDRIGIAFAASVINAVILTALLSASNSMLYTASRMLFSLSNNGHAPAFLGKISHRTRSPLSAIITIIIAIFSIIIFSQFKENAIFFLLELVGSLVIAVWGSNVWAQIRLRKAIKVQGKNIDDVLPFKGKGYPFGTVIVVLALLLLFLGGSVNSFLSLDFKGVFSHFLPFILFALAIFIHKVVTGSKKVKLEDIDLERKRKA; encoded by the coding sequence ATGTCCAACAATGAAATGGAACGCGGATTAAAGTCTCGACACGTATCCATGATTGCAATCGGTGGCGCAATTGGAACAGGTTTATTTGTTGCGACGGGTGGCGTTATATCTCAGGCAGGGCCAGGTGGTGCCTTAGTTGCTTACCTAATTATAGGTGTTATGCTGTATTTTTTAATGAACTCAATCGGAGAACTTGCAACATTTTATCCTGTTTCTGGTGCGTTTAGTGCATTTTCAACTCGCTTTATTGATCCGTCAGTTGGTTTTGCGGTCGGTTGGTTATACTTACTAATCGGAGTGTTAGTTTCAGCAGTAGATATTATTGTTGCTGCAAACGTGATTACATTTTGGGAGCCGATGCAATTTATTTCACCATTTGGCTGGAGTATGATCTTTTTCTTGATTATCGTCTTATTAAATGTATTTACAGTTACTTTATATGGTGAAGCGGAATATTGGCTTTCTCTAATTAAAGTGGTAACAATTTTTGTATTTATTGTTTTCGGTGTATTAATGATTTTTGGAATTTTAGGTGGAGAAACGTATGGTTTTAAAAACTATACAGTAGGAGAAGCACCTTTTGTTGGTGGAATGGCCGGATTCTTTAGTGTACTACTTATCGCTGGATTTTCAGTTGGAGGAACGGAAGTTGTCGCAGTGACTGCTGGAGAATCAGATGAGCCTGAAAAATCTATGCCTAAAGCAGTGAAACAAGTATTTTGGAGAATTCTCATATTTTATATTGGATCAATTGCAGTGATTGCAGCGATTATCCCTTACACTGATCCAATGTTATTAAATGAATCTGGGTCAGTGAATCAAAGTCCATTTACAATTGTGTTTGATAGAATTGGTATCGCATTTGCAGCTTCAGTAATTAACGCAGTTATTTTAACAGCGTTATTATCCGCATCTAACTCGATGTTATATACAGCAAGTCGTATGTTATTTTCATTATCTAATAACGGACATGCACCGGCATTTCTAGGTAAGATTAGTCATCGTACACGTTCACCGTTATCTGCAATTATTACAATAATTATCGCGATATTTTCAATTATTATATTCTCTCAATTTAAAGAGAATGCAATCTTTTTCTTATTAGAACTCGTAGGTTCTCTCGTTATTGCGGTTTGGGGGTCTAACGTATGGGCACAAATTCGCTTACGTAAAGCTATTAAGGTTCAAGGAAAAAATATCGATGATGTTTTACCGTTCAAAGGGAAAGGTTATCCATTTGGTACGGTAATCGTCGTTCTAGCATTATTGTTATTGTTCCTCGGCGGTTCGGTAAATAGTTTCTTATCGCTTGATTTTAAAGGCGTATTTAGCCACTTCTTACCATTTATTTTATTTGCCTTAGCAATATTTATTCATAAAGTAGTAACTGGAAGTAAAAAAGTAAAACTTGAAGATATAGATTTAGAACGAAAAAGAAAAGCTTAA
- a CDS encoding class I SAM-dependent methyltransferase encodes MIITTPLKYNDTLLEEVKELGRYYNIPFLYRDKISTKKLVEKYSEVLVVGKEKVQLNRRNENFTYHPNFSQVRLKRILKGESDSFLEATNLTVGDRFLDCTMGLASDSIIASIVTDDVTALESTLGVYLVVTIGMSKYRYTLRELENASKTIKTHHINAYNFLKEQQDNSYDVIYFDPMYEENVNSEGIEGLKHYADNSELTEAIIEEAKRVASKRIVLKAHFNSPLFKRFNFMQCVRKSTVSHYGVILTS; translated from the coding sequence ATGATTATTACTACTCCTTTAAAATATAACGACACACTCCTTGAAGAAGTTAAAGAGCTCGGAAGATATTATAATATTCCATTTTTATATAGAGACAAAATAAGTACTAAAAAGCTCGTAGAAAAATATTCAGAAGTACTTGTAGTCGGTAAAGAAAAAGTTCAATTAAATAGAAGAAATGAAAATTTCACATATCACCCAAACTTTTCCCAAGTTAGATTAAAGCGTATACTTAAAGGAGAGTCTGATTCATTTTTAGAAGCGACTAATCTAACGGTTGGTGACAGATTTTTAGATTGTACAATGGGTCTTGCATCAGACAGTATTATAGCGTCGATAGTAACGGATGATGTTACTGCTTTAGAATCCACTCTTGGCGTATACTTAGTAGTTACTATCGGTATGAGTAAATATCGCTACACGTTACGAGAATTAGAGAACGCCTCAAAAACAATAAAGACGCATCATATAAATGCTTATAATTTTCTAAAAGAGCAACAGGATAACAGTTATGACGTCATTTATTTTGATCCGATGTATGAAGAAAATGTTAATTCAGAAGGAATCGAAGGTTTAAAACATTATGCAGATAATAGTGAATTAACTGAAGCAATCATTGAAGAAGCAAAACGTGTCGCATCTAAACGAATTGTTTTAAAAGCACACTTTAATAGTCCATTGTTTAAGAGATTTAACTTTATGCAATGTGTTAGAAAAAGTACTGTCTCACATTACGGTGTTATTTTAACGAGTTAA
- a CDS encoding universal stress protein, whose protein sequence is MYKNIIVAVDMSENSYRAVLEATKLTEEDTFITLLNVRDASEAQREALHGGDIIPEDTIEGLEKQTSLLDSKNIQYKLLTKTGQIAKTIIDEANSGSYDVIIVGQKGKVLKDIIIGSVSRRVLKESKIPVLLVK, encoded by the coding sequence ATGTATAAAAATATTATTGTAGCGGTAGACATGTCTGAAAATAGTTATCGTGCTGTTCTTGAAGCAACAAAGCTTACCGAAGAAGATACCTTCATAACATTACTAAATGTAAGGGATGCCTCAGAAGCTCAGAGAGAAGCATTACACGGGGGTGACATAATACCTGAAGATACAATCGAAGGACTCGAAAAACAAACAAGTCTTTTAGATTCTAAAAACATTCAATATAAGCTTTTAACTAAAACAGGACAAATTGCAAAAACGATTATCGACGAAGCAAACTCTGGAAGTTACGACGTCATCATCGTCGGTCAAAAAGGTAAAGTGCTAAAAGATATTATTATAGGCAGTGTGTCAAGACGCGTATTAAAAGAATCGAAAATACCTGTACTTTTAGTAAAATAA